The following coding sequences are from one Ramlibacter henchirensis window:
- a CDS encoding ferritin-like domain-containing protein produces the protein MAAEDRDLNRDPITDEPGAHPVGTGVGAAGGAVAGAAAGTIAGPVGTMVGGVIGAVVGGLAGKAAAEAINPTAEEAHWRDNYTREPYYEQGRSFDDYGPAYMHGVRGRMQHESDWDTAEPRLASEWDNARASSGLNWEQARPASRAAWDRVDMQRSGASGMGLSGPMAGEPAAVRADDLARAGDGMNTPMAGGTDMAGSRSGGMGSSMGSGSSMGSGSNMGSGSSMGSSTMGSSDMGSSYTDPGSMGSSSTMAGGVGGTTGTDMRSGTYTSGGLAGSSNMGATTGVGTGTSSMGDQNTGAAGWVGSAQSAGNTSGDRGDVVDALQDLVECCKDGEYGFRECAEQVKRQDLKSVFLQRADDCRRGAEELNQQIRACGGSPKESGSAAGALHRGWVAVRSALTTYDDKAVLEECERGEDNALARYRKALKQQLPDDVRQVVERQMQQVQRNHDEVKRLRDSC, from the coding sequence ATGGCTGCAGAAGACAGGGACCTGAACCGCGACCCGATCACCGACGAACCCGGCGCGCATCCCGTGGGCACCGGCGTGGGCGCCGCGGGTGGCGCGGTGGCGGGCGCTGCCGCGGGCACGATCGCAGGCCCGGTGGGCACGATGGTGGGCGGCGTCATCGGGGCCGTGGTCGGGGGATTGGCCGGCAAGGCGGCCGCCGAGGCGATCAACCCCACGGCCGAGGAAGCGCACTGGCGCGACAACTACACGCGCGAGCCGTATTACGAGCAGGGCCGCAGCTTCGACGATTACGGCCCGGCGTACATGCATGGCGTGCGCGGGCGCATGCAGCACGAGAGCGACTGGGACACGGCCGAGCCTCGCCTCGCCTCGGAGTGGGACAACGCGCGCGCCAGCTCCGGCCTGAACTGGGAGCAGGCCCGCCCGGCCAGCCGAGCCGCGTGGGACCGCGTGGACATGCAGCGCAGCGGTGCTTCCGGCATGGGACTCTCGGGTCCGATGGCCGGCGAGCCCGCGGCGGTGCGCGCAGACGACCTGGCCCGCGCCGGTGACGGCATGAACACGCCGATGGCGGGCGGCACCGACATGGCGGGCTCGCGCAGCGGCGGCATGGGCAGCAGCATGGGCTCGGGCAGCAGCATGGGCTCCGGCAGCAACATGGGCTCCGGCAGCAGCATGGGCTCGAGCACCATGGGCTCCAGCGACATGGGCAGCAGCTACACGGACCCCGGCAGCATGGGCTCGAGCAGCACCATGGCGGGTGGCGTGGGCGGCACGACCGGGACCGACATGCGCAGTGGCACGTACACCAGCGGCGGCCTGGCCGGCAGCAGCAACATGGGCGCCACAACCGGCGTGGGCACCGGCACCAGCAGCATGGGCGACCAGAACACCGGCGCGGCCGGATGGGTCGGCTCGGCGCAGAGCGCGGGCAACACCAGCGGCGACCGCGGCGACGTGGTCGATGCGCTGCAGGACCTGGTCGAGTGCTGCAAGGACGGGGAGTACGGCTTCCGCGAGTGCGCCGAGCAGGTCAAGCGGCAGGACCTCAAGTCGGTCTTCCTGCAGCGCGCGGACGACTGCCGCCGTGGCGCCGAGGAGCTGAACCAGCAGATCCGCGCGTGCGGCGGGAGCCCGAAGGAAAGCGGCAGCGCCGCCGGTGCGCTGCACCGCGGCTGGGTGGCGGTGCGCTCGGCGCTCACCACCTACGACGACAAGGCGGTGCTGGAGGAATGCGAGCGCGGCGAGGACAACGCGCTGGCGCGCTACCGCAAGGCGCTCAAGCAGCAGCTGCCGGACGACGTGAGGCAGGTGGTGGAGCGCCAGATGCAGCAGGTGCAGCGCAACCACGACGAGGTCAAACGCCTGCGCGACAGCTGCTGA
- a CDS encoding APC family permease translates to MDHPPSRPAAAQAASVAAPLGVAHPTEVLGLREAIFLILGVVIGAGIFKAPSMVAQMTGSATWMFGAWLLGGLISLIGALCYAELATAYPSAGGDYHFLRRAYGRSVAFLFGWARFSVITTGSIALLAFVFGDYLNQAVPLHVGGTSVGPAVYAFAAILVLWWVNSRGIRAGASTQSWLTAVEVGGLLLIVVAALWLISGPAPAAPAAASSAAAPAPGLAAFGLAMVFVLLTFGGWNEAAYISAELKDERRNMARALVLSIVLITVLYMLVTWAYWRGLGLQGMAKSEALAADLMRVAFGSAGEKIIAVMVAIAALTSINATMIVGARTNYALGRDWPLLQKLALWDGRRGTPANAMHVQNIAALLLVGLGAWTGSGFRSMVEFTAPVFWFFFLLAGISLFVLRAREPETERPFKVPLYPLVPIVFCATCAYMLWSSLSYVYSQKLGGLNAAWIGVAVLALGCVLLLLMPRQPAGLAATAQRP, encoded by the coding sequence ATGGACCACCCCCCATCACGGCCTGCTGCTGCGCAGGCCGCCTCCGTTGCTGCGCCCCTGGGTGTGGCTCATCCCACCGAAGTGCTGGGCCTGCGAGAAGCCATCTTCCTCATCCTGGGCGTGGTGATCGGGGCCGGCATCTTCAAGGCGCCCTCCATGGTGGCGCAGATGACGGGCTCGGCGACGTGGATGTTCGGCGCGTGGCTGCTCGGCGGACTGATCTCGCTGATCGGCGCGCTTTGCTACGCCGAACTCGCGACCGCGTATCCCAGCGCCGGAGGCGACTACCACTTCCTGCGCCGGGCCTACGGGCGTTCGGTGGCATTTCTCTTCGGCTGGGCGCGGTTTTCGGTCATCACCACGGGCTCGATCGCGCTGCTGGCCTTCGTGTTCGGTGATTACCTCAACCAGGCCGTGCCGCTGCACGTCGGAGGTACATCAGTCGGGCCGGCGGTCTACGCGTTCGCGGCGATCCTGGTGCTGTGGTGGGTGAACTCCCGCGGCATCCGCGCGGGTGCGTCGACGCAGAGCTGGCTCACGGCCGTCGAGGTCGGGGGCCTGCTGCTGATCGTCGTCGCCGCCCTCTGGCTGATCAGCGGTCCGGCGCCTGCCGCACCTGCCGCGGCATCCTCCGCTGCGGCCCCGGCGCCGGGTCTCGCGGCGTTCGGCCTCGCGATGGTGTTCGTGCTGCTCACCTTCGGCGGATGGAACGAGGCCGCGTACATCAGCGCCGAGTTGAAGGACGAGCGTCGCAACATGGCCCGCGCGCTGGTGCTCTCCATCGTGCTCATCACCGTGCTGTACATGCTGGTCACGTGGGCCTACTGGCGCGGCCTGGGCCTGCAGGGGATGGCCAAGTCCGAGGCGCTGGCCGCCGACCTGATGCGGGTGGCGTTCGGCAGCGCGGGCGAGAAGATCATCGCCGTGATGGTGGCGATCGCCGCGCTCACGTCGATCAACGCCACCATGATCGTCGGCGCGCGCACCAACTATGCGCTGGGTCGCGACTGGCCCCTGCTGCAGAAGCTGGCGCTGTGGGACGGCCGCCGCGGCACGCCTGCCAACGCAATGCACGTGCAGAACATCGCCGCGCTGCTGCTGGTGGGGCTGGGCGCGTGGACCGGCAGCGGCTTCCGCTCGATGGTCGAGTTCACGGCGCCGGTGTTCTGGTTCTTCTTCCTGCTCGCCGGGATCTCGCTATTCGTCTTGCGGGCGCGCGAGCCGGAAACCGAACGGCCCTTCAAGGTGCCGCTCTACCCGCTGGTGCCGATCGTCTTCTGCGCCACCTGCGCCTACATGCTGTGGTCGAGCCTGTCGTATGTCTACAGCCAGAAGCTCGGCGGGCTGAATGCCGCCTGGATCGGCGTGGCTGTGCTGGCACTCGGCTGCGTGCTGCTGCTCCTGATGCCGCGCCAGCCCGCGGGGTTGGCCGCCACTGCGCAACGTCCGTGA
- a CDS encoding methyltransferase domain-containing protein: MPQPRHIAFDPKRRAVSIALPFAGLGLPALPLFAQDAARPKLDVPYVPTPMEVVNKMLDMGKVDSKDVLYDLGCGDGRIVVTAAKERGARGVGIDIDPQRIAEANENAQKAGVKDRVQFRVGDLFKSDFSPATVVTLYLLPDINKRLRPQLWQQLKVGTRIVSHAFDMGDEWPPEQTERVDFKTIYAWTIKPEHKKARA, from the coding sequence ATGCCGCAGCCCCGCCACATCGCCTTCGACCCGAAACGCCGGGCCGTGTCCATCGCCTTGCCGTTCGCCGGCCTCGGATTGCCCGCGCTGCCGCTGTTCGCGCAGGACGCCGCCAGGCCCAAGCTGGACGTGCCTTACGTGCCCACGCCCATGGAGGTCGTCAACAAGATGCTCGACATGGGCAAGGTCGATTCCAAGGACGTGCTCTACGACCTGGGCTGCGGCGACGGCCGCATCGTCGTGACGGCGGCCAAGGAGCGCGGCGCGCGCGGCGTCGGCATCGACATCGACCCTCAGCGCATCGCCGAGGCCAACGAGAACGCGCAGAAGGCGGGCGTGAAGGACCGCGTGCAGTTCCGCGTCGGCGACCTGTTCAAGTCCGACTTCTCACCCGCCACCGTGGTCACGCTCTACCTGCTGCCCGACATCAACAAGCGGCTGCGGCCGCAGCTGTGGCAGCAGCTCAAGGTCGGCACGCGCATCGTCTCGCACGCGTTCGACATGGGCGACGAGTGGCCGCCCGAGCAGACGGAGCGCGTCGACTTCAAGACGATCTACGCCTGGACGATCAAGCCCGAGCACAAGAAGGCGCGGGCCTGA
- the metK gene encoding methionine adenosyltransferase, protein MANDFLFTSESVSEGHPDKVSDQVSDAILDAIFKQDPRSRVAAETLCNTGLVVLAGEITTNAHVDYIQVARDTIKRIGYDNTEYGIDYKGCAVMVCYDKQSNDIAQGVDHASDDYLNIGAGDQGLMFGYACDETPVLMPAPIYYAHRLVERQAQLRRDGRLPFLRPDAKSQVTMRYVNGKPHSIDTVVLSTQHSPEQSEGTKMKASFTEAIVEEIIKPVLPKEWLKETRYLINPTGRFVIGGPQGDCGLTGRKIIVDTYGGACPHGGGAFSGKDPSKVDRSAAYAARYVAKNVVAAGLARQCQIQVAYAIGVAKPMNVTVYTEGTGVIPDEKIAQLVNEHFDLRPKGIIQMLDLLRPVYEKTAAYGHFGREEPEFTWERTDKAEALRSAAGIKG, encoded by the coding sequence ATGGCGAACGACTTCCTCTTCACCTCCGAATCCGTGTCCGAGGGGCACCCCGACAAGGTGTCCGACCAGGTCTCCGACGCAATCCTCGACGCCATCTTCAAGCAGGACCCGCGCAGCCGCGTGGCCGCCGAGACGCTGTGCAACACCGGCCTGGTGGTGCTGGCCGGTGAGATCACGACGAACGCCCACGTCGACTACATCCAGGTCGCGCGCGACACCATCAAGCGCATCGGCTACGACAACACCGAGTACGGCATCGACTACAAGGGCTGCGCCGTGATGGTCTGCTACGACAAGCAGTCCAACGACATCGCCCAGGGCGTAGACCACGCGTCGGACGACTACCTCAACATCGGCGCCGGCGACCAGGGCCTGATGTTCGGCTATGCCTGCGACGAGACGCCGGTGCTGATGCCCGCGCCGATCTACTACGCCCACCGGCTGGTGGAGCGCCAGGCCCAGCTGCGCCGCGACGGCCGCCTGCCCTTCCTGCGCCCCGACGCCAAGAGCCAGGTGACGATGCGCTACGTCAACGGCAAGCCGCACAGCATCGACACCGTGGTGCTCTCCACCCAGCACAGCCCCGAGCAGAGCGAGGGCACCAAGATGAAGGCCTCCTTCACCGAGGCCATCGTCGAGGAGATCATCAAGCCGGTGCTGCCCAAGGAGTGGCTCAAGGAAACGCGCTACCTGATCAACCCGACCGGCCGCTTCGTCATCGGCGGCCCGCAGGGCGACTGCGGCCTGACCGGCCGCAAGATCATCGTCGACACCTACGGCGGCGCCTGCCCGCATGGCGGCGGCGCGTTCTCGGGCAAGGACCCGTCCAAGGTCGACCGCTCCGCGGCCTACGCGGCGCGCTATGTCGCCAAGAACGTCGTGGCCGCCGGGCTGGCGCGCCAGTGCCAGATCCAGGTGGCGTACGCCATCGGGGTCGCCAAGCCGATGAACGTGACGGTCTACACGGAAGGCACGGGCGTCATTCCCGACGAGAAGATCGCCCAGCTGGTGAACGAGCACTTCGACCTGCGCCCGAAGGGCATCATCCAGATGCTGGACCTGCTGCGCCCGGTGTACGAGAAGACGGCGGCCTACGGCCACTTCGGCCGCGAGGAGCCGGAGTTCACCTGGGAACGCACCGACAAGGCCGAAGCGCTGCGCAGCGCGGCCGGCATCAAAGGCTGA
- a CDS encoding lysophospholipid acyltransferase family protein, with translation MLTLFRALAVLPLWLLHAIGWLLGWLAFLGSPTYRRRFAANARQAGYRLADVISAVPSAGRLVAEAPRLWFGAAPRVLWSGAELIDAALTRGRGIVFLTPHLGCFEAAAQGYAGRFGPITVLYRPPRKAWLRPLVEGARTRRNLFAAPTTLAGVKQMLKALQAGQAVGLLPDQVPPDGLGVWAPFFGRPAYTMTLSARLARQTGAAVLLAWGERLGWGRGYRIHLRPWPGDFEAEPQAAAAQVNSQMEALIRECPSQYLWGYARYKTPREAR, from the coding sequence GTGCTCACCCTCTTTCGCGCGCTGGCCGTGCTGCCCCTGTGGCTCTTGCACGCCATCGGCTGGCTGCTGGGCTGGCTGGCTTTCCTGGGCTCGCCGACCTACCGGCGCCGCTTTGCGGCCAATGCGCGGCAGGCCGGCTACCGCCTGGCCGACGTGATCAGCGCGGTGCCGTCCGCCGGCCGGCTGGTGGCCGAGGCGCCTCGCCTCTGGTTCGGCGCCGCGCCGCGCGTGCTCTGGTCCGGCGCGGAGTTGATCGACGCCGCGCTGACGCGCGGGCGCGGCATCGTCTTCCTCACGCCGCATCTGGGCTGCTTCGAGGCCGCGGCCCAGGGCTACGCCGGCCGCTTCGGGCCCATCACCGTGCTGTACCGGCCGCCGCGCAAGGCCTGGCTGCGTCCGCTGGTGGAGGGCGCGAGAACGCGCCGCAACCTGTTCGCCGCGCCCACCACGCTGGCCGGTGTGAAGCAGATGCTCAAGGCGCTGCAGGCCGGGCAGGCCGTCGGCCTGCTGCCGGACCAGGTCCCGCCCGATGGGCTGGGCGTGTGGGCGCCGTTCTTCGGCAGGCCCGCGTACACGATGACGCTCTCGGCCCGCCTCGCACGGCAGACCGGCGCTGCCGTGCTGCTGGCCTGGGGCGAGCGGCTGGGCTGGGGCCGTGGTTACCGGATCCACCTGCGCCCCTGGCCCGGGGACTTCGAAGCGGAACCGCAGGCGGCCGCCGCGCAGGTCAATTCGCAGATGGAAGCGCTGATCCGCGAGTGCCCTTCGCAGTACCTGTGGGGTTACGCGCGCTACAAGACGCCGAGGGAGGCGCGCTGA
- a CDS encoding lipid A biosynthesis acyltransferase, whose protein sequence is MLSRLGVLFMKALAPLPLGWVRGLGSALGWLLYFVVPRRRHVVRVNLDLCFPQWSPEQRRALVPRVFIAFAQAWLDRSWLWHGDPVKVRERVTLKGAVGELEGNEPTVVFWPHFVGMDAGWTALTLDTTRPFMTIYTHQKNRVVDDWILQGRQRFGNVRLFRRADGVKAVVSALRDGVPLCLLPDMNFGPEESIFVPFYGVPAATVPSLSRFARLGRAKVVPLLTRITPQGYEVQVLPAWHDFPSDDLEADTALMNERLQDYIDGMPEQYYWVHKRFKTRPEGAKPVY, encoded by the coding sequence ATGCTGAGCCGCCTGGGGGTCCTCTTCATGAAGGCGCTCGCGCCCCTGCCGTTGGGCTGGGTGCGCGGGCTGGGTTCTGCGCTGGGGTGGCTCCTGTATTTCGTGGTGCCGCGCCGGCGCCACGTGGTCCGCGTGAACCTCGACCTGTGCTTCCCCCAGTGGAGCCCCGAGCAGCGCCGCGCGCTCGTGCCGCGCGTCTTCATCGCCTTCGCCCAGGCGTGGCTGGATCGCAGCTGGCTGTGGCATGGCGATCCGGTCAAGGTGCGCGAGCGCGTCACGCTGAAGGGCGCCGTCGGCGAACTCGAGGGGAATGAGCCCACGGTGGTCTTCTGGCCGCACTTCGTCGGCATGGACGCCGGCTGGACGGCGCTGACGCTGGATACCACCCGCCCCTTCATGACGATCTACACGCACCAGAAGAACCGGGTGGTGGACGACTGGATCCTCCAGGGCCGCCAGCGCTTCGGCAACGTGCGGCTGTTCCGCCGCGCGGATGGGGTGAAGGCGGTGGTGAGTGCACTGCGCGACGGCGTGCCGCTGTGCCTGCTGCCCGACATGAACTTCGGTCCGGAGGAGTCGATCTTCGTGCCGTTCTACGGCGTGCCGGCTGCGACCGTGCCGTCGCTTTCGCGCTTCGCGCGGCTGGGCCGGGCCAAGGTGGTGCCGCTGCTCACGCGCATCACGCCACAGGGGTACGAGGTGCAGGTGCTGCCCGCGTGGCACGACTTCCCGTCCGACGACCTGGAAGCGGACACGGCGCTGATGAACGAGCGGCTGCAGGACTACATCGACGGGATGCCGGAGCAGTACTACTGGGTGCACAAGCGGTTCAAGACGCGGCCGGAAGGCGCCAAGCCGGTGTACTAG
- a CDS encoding alpha/beta fold hydrolase, with amino-acid sequence MIETYLQDLPHGITLSCRATGERGRPTLVFLHGFPEAAFVWDELLQHFARPENGSYRCVAPNLRGFERSSSPKDVSAYRAKHLVQDIAALMAAEGGQIECLVAHDWGGAIGWNLANQQPQLMRRLAIINSPHPGTFLRELRGDPQQQQASAYMNFLIRPDAEQLLAEDDYRRLWAFFRSWGAATWLTEAVKDQYREVWNGPAGGPPGAGLVGGCNYYRASPVRPARAGDPAAAGVTLPREMLTVGLPTLVLWGMQDAALLPSLVEGLEEYVSDLKLEKVPDASHWIVHEKPGFVAERLAAFLA; translated from the coding sequence ATGATCGAAACGTATCTGCAGGACCTCCCCCACGGCATCACCCTCAGCTGCCGGGCCACGGGCGAACGCGGCCGGCCCACGCTGGTGTTCCTGCACGGCTTTCCCGAAGCGGCGTTCGTCTGGGACGAGCTGCTGCAGCATTTCGCGCGGCCGGAGAACGGCAGCTACCGCTGCGTGGCGCCGAACCTGCGCGGCTTCGAGCGATCGTCCTCGCCCAAGGACGTGAGCGCCTACCGCGCCAAGCACCTCGTGCAGGACATCGCCGCGCTCATGGCCGCCGAAGGCGGTCAGATCGAGTGCCTGGTCGCGCACGACTGGGGCGGCGCGATCGGCTGGAATCTCGCCAACCAGCAGCCACAGCTCATGCGCCGGCTGGCCATCATCAACTCGCCCCATCCCGGCACCTTCCTGCGCGAGCTGCGCGGCGACCCGCAGCAGCAGCAAGCCAGCGCGTACATGAACTTCCTGATCCGCCCGGATGCGGAGCAGCTGCTGGCCGAGGACGATTACCGCCGCCTGTGGGCCTTCTTCCGCAGCTGGGGCGCGGCGACGTGGCTCACCGAGGCTGTGAAGGACCAGTACCGCGAAGTGTGGAACGGGCCTGCCGGTGGACCGCCCGGGGCGGGGCTCGTGGGCGGCTGCAACTACTACCGGGCATCGCCCGTGCGTCCTGCGCGTGCCGGCGATCCGGCGGCCGCTGGTGTGACGCTGCCGCGCGAGATGCTCACGGTGGGGCTGCCAACGCTGGTCCTTTGGGGCATGCAGGATGCGGCGCTGCTGCCGTCCCTCGTCGAGGGCCTCGAGGAGTACGTTTCGGACTTGAAGTTGGAGAAGGTGCCGGACGCGTCTCACTGGATCGTCCATGAAAAGCCCGGGTTCGTGGCGGAGAGGCTCGCGGCGTTTCTGGCCTAG
- the yihA gene encoding ribosome biogenesis GTP-binding protein YihA/YsxC yields the protein MTAPPAASAASKGPADRAMAWLHTARFLTTAPKLEFLPPHDHPEIAFVGRSNAGKSTCINTLTQQKRLAFASKTPGRTQSINLFSLGKQDVTDAVLADLPGYGYAAVPREDKLRWQQVMANYLVSRPNLRGVVLLCDPRHGLTELDEILLEVIRPRVEAGLKFLVLLTKADKLSKSEAAKALSIARLQTAGGEARLFSALKRQGVEETAQLLWNWTHSEDE from the coding sequence ATGACAGCACCGCCGGCCGCCAGCGCCGCTTCCAAAGGCCCGGCCGATCGCGCGATGGCGTGGCTGCACACGGCGCGCTTCCTGACCACCGCGCCCAAGCTCGAATTCCTGCCGCCGCATGACCATCCGGAGATCGCCTTCGTCGGCCGTTCCAACGCCGGCAAGTCGACCTGCATCAACACGCTGACGCAGCAGAAGCGGCTGGCTTTTGCCTCCAAGACGCCCGGCCGCACGCAGAGCATCAACCTGTTCTCGCTGGGCAAGCAGGACGTGACCGACGCCGTGCTGGCCGACCTGCCCGGCTACGGCTACGCCGCCGTGCCGCGCGAGGACAAGCTGCGCTGGCAGCAGGTGATGGCCAACTACCTGGTGAGCCGACCCAACCTGCGCGGCGTGGTGCTGCTGTGCGACCCGCGCCATGGCCTGACGGAGCTCGACGAGATCCTGCTGGAGGTGATCCGGCCGCGCGTCGAAGCGGGCCTGAAGTTCCTCGTGCTCCTGACCAAGGCCGACAAGCTGAGCAAGAGCGAAGCCGCCAAGGCCCTGTCCATCGCGCGACTGCAGACCGCGGGCGGCGAAGCCAGACTGTTCTCCGCCCTCAAGCGGCAAGGCGTGGAAGAAACCGCGCAGCTTCTGTGGAACTGGACGCACAGCGAGGACGAATGA
- a CDS encoding c-type cytochrome, whose translation MTLLARLLAAAILAAPALHAFAQQQGAAPAAAPAAAASAPAANATPAAPAGQVKVDAAAGGQRYAAVCAACHGPEGNSGIAQNPKLAQQFAEYTVKQLQEFKTDKRPSAIMKPFASQLSDQDMVNIAAFLASSKARPGFARDKALVTQGERIWRGGLPDRQIAACAGCHSPNGAGIPAQYPRLSGQHADYTITQLNKFRTAANVPNVKGDGARANSIQMMQIASRMTDQEIRAVADYVAGLR comes from the coding sequence ATGACGTTGCTCGCCCGCCTGCTCGCCGCCGCGATCCTGGCCGCTCCCGCGCTCCACGCCTTCGCCCAGCAGCAGGGCGCCGCCCCCGCCGCCGCGCCTGCAGCGGCCGCTTCCGCGCCTGCGGCGAACGCCACGCCCGCCGCCCCGGCCGGCCAGGTCAAGGTCGACGCCGCCGCCGGCGGCCAGCGTTACGCCGCCGTGTGCGCGGCATGCCACGGGCCGGAAGGCAACTCCGGCATCGCGCAGAACCCCAAGCTTGCGCAGCAGTTCGCCGAGTACACGGTCAAGCAGCTGCAGGAGTTCAAGACCGACAAGCGGCCCAGCGCGATCATGAAGCCATTCGCTTCGCAGCTGAGCGACCAGGACATGGTCAACATCGCGGCGTTCCTGGCCAGCAGCAAGGCCAGGCCCGGCTTCGCGCGCGACAAGGCCCTGGTCACCCAGGGCGAGCGCATCTGGCGCGGCGGCCTGCCCGACCGCCAGATCGCCGCCTGCGCGGGCTGCCACAGCCCCAACGGCGCCGGGATCCCGGCGCAGTACCCGCGCCTGTCGGGCCAGCACGCCGACTACACCATCACGCAGCTGAACAAGTTCCGCACCGCCGCCAACGTGCCCAATGTCAAGGGCGACGGCGCACGGGCCAACAGCATCCAGATGATGCAGATCGCCTCCCGCATGACCGACCAGGAGATCCGCGCCGTCGCCGACTACGTCGCCGGCCTGCGCTGA